Genomic DNA from Marinobacter sp. LV10MA510-1:
TTTTCGTCAATGGCCTGCTCCAGATCGAGACTATTAGCCGCATCATTCCAGCCGTCGATCACCACCTGCACCTGGTCCCGGTTGGCTTCCATTTCCTGACTGAAACGATCGCGGAATGCCAGTCCGATATTCACCCCTTCCACAATTACGTTTTCCATCATCCACTGATCGTTTTTAGCGCGATACATAGAATAGGTAACCGGGTAGCGATTCCCTGTCTCAGTGATGACCTGCATATCAACAGACGCACGGTTATCGTCGCGAGGGTTGAACGTAGCGCCTAGCACCTCGATGCGGAAGTTGCGCGACTCCACCAGAGCCTGGGCATAGCTCTCAAACAAGCTGCGCTTGAACTTTTCTACAAACTGATCACGCTGTTCGGGAGATGCCTGGCGGGCGTAACGACCCATTACCCGGGCTGCAATGCGGCGGAAGTCAACAAAACCCTCCATTGTCTGGTTCATGCTGCTGTAAAACGCTTCGGAGTCGTCCTGGTATAACCCACGCTCCCGGTTGAGCTGTTCAACCATGCGTTGGGTGTTATCATTTACATAGGCTTGCAACTGTTCTTCCGTGTTAGCTTGAGCAGCCACAGCCAGCAGACTGAGCAAAACAAACAGAAAAATGGATCGATAATGCGCGACGACCATCTTGGTGTCTCCGGTTGGGTGCTTGTTGCAAAGGCCTTAGCGGCCTGAGGCAAAATTACTGATCAGCCGTTCGATATTCATCGCCGACTGGGTAGTGTAAAAGTTGTCACCCGGCTGCAGGGACTCCAAATCACCACCAATGGATATGTCAATATACTGCTCACCCAGCAGACCGGATGTGCGTATCATTGCGGCGCTGTCAGCAGGAATGTTGTTTACATCCGAGTTGATAGACAATGTTACGCGGGCCTTAAACGTGTCGCGATCCAGCTCGATAGCCTCGATCGAGCCAACCTGCACGCCCGCCATTGACACTCTACCCCTCGGCCCCAGGCCGCCCGTATCGGTAAAGTCTGCATACACGGTGTAGGTGCTGCCAGCAGCAGCCAATGACAAACCGCTGACTTGCAGCGCCAAAAACATCATGGCACCCATGCCTGCCAGCACGAACAATCCAACAATTATTTCAGTGGTTCTTTGCGCCATCACCGGCTCCTGTTAATTTCCAGATAATCAGAAATTGCCGAACATTACGGCGGTCAATATAAAGTCCAGCCCAAGCACGGCCAGCGACGAATACACCACGGTTTTTGTGGTTGCCGAGCTGATGCCGGCGGAGGTTGGCACGCAGTCATAACCTTGGTACACCGCAATCCAGGCGCACACAAAGCCAAACACCACACTTTTTATGACGCCGTTCAGCACGTCGTCACGAAAATCAACCGAAGCCTGCATGTTGCCCCAGAACGAGCCTTCGAACACGCCCAGCCATTCCACCCCCACCAGCATACCACCAAGGATGCCCACCATCGAAAACACCAGGGCCAGAATGGGCATGCTCAGAAAGCCCGCCCATAACCGCGGCGCTATCACCCGTCGCAGAGGGTCTACGCCCATCATTTCCATGCTCGAAAGCTGCTCCGTGGCCTTCATCAGGCCAATTTCTGCGGTCAACGCAGAACCGGCGCGGCCAGCGAACAGGAGCGCGGTCACCACCGGCCCCAATTCGCGCACCAGGGTCAACGCAATCATCTGGCCAATGGCCGACTCAGAGCCAAAATCGCTGAGAATCGTGTAGCCCTGCAACCCAAGTACCATGCCAATAAACAGCCCGGAAACCACCACAATGACCAGTGATAGCACCCCAACCGAATATATCTGTTTTAACAGCAGTGGTAAGCCCACCGACGGTTTTGGCACACCGACCAGCACACCAAACAAAAACTGACTGGCTCGCCCGAAAGACGCCAGAAAATCCAGCGTGTTTTTGCCCAGGCGGGCAATCGCATCCATCATTGCTTTGCTCCCAGCCCGAAATCGACGGCTCGTTCTGGCGCCGGATAGTGAAAAGGTACGGGCCCGTCGGGTTTGCCCTGCAAGAACTGCTGCACCTTGTCTGATGAGTGCTCACGCAGCTGCTCTGGCGTGCCCGCGCCGATCACCTTGCCGTCGGAAAGAATACAGGCGTAGTGACAAATACTGAGAGATTCCGGTACGTCGTGAGACACCAGCACGCTGGTCAGACCCATGGCACTGTTCAGCTGTCGAATAAGCTTCACCACCACGCCCATAGCAATGGGGTCCTGGCCGGCGAAAGGCTCGTCGTACATAATCAACTCCGGGTCCAGCACAATGCTGCGCGCCAGGGCCACTCGCCGCGTCATGCCGCCGGACAGCTCTGCGGGCATCAGGTCGCGCGCGCCGCGCAGGCCCACGGCTTCCAGCTTCATCAAAACGATGTCACGAATCATGTCTTCCGGCAGTTTGGTGTGTACCCGCAACGGGAAGGCCACATTCTCGTACACGCTCACATCGGTAAACAGGGCCCCGCTTTGGAACAGCATGCCCATCTTTTTCCGCAGCTGATAGAGCGCACCGCGCCGCAGCTTGGGTATGTCGTGACCGTCAACCAGAACCGAGCCAGACTCGGGCTTCAGCTGTCCGCCAATCAAACGCAACAATGTTGTTTTCCCGGTGCCACTAGGGCCCATGATCGCAGTGATCTTGCCACGAGGAATCTGCAAACTGAGGCCATCAAAAATACGCCGCCCAGACCGCGAAAAAACCACGTTTTCCAAGGAAATATAAGCAGCTTCTGCCATAACCCACCCCTTAAAAGAGCCGCTACATTATGCCAAGACGCACTCAAGCTCAATCCGCTATGGCTAAAATGTAACCTTGCGAACTTGCCGCAGCCGCGGTTTTGTCCCATTCCGAGACAGCCGCCGGCTGTCCAATGTTATACTCTATGACGACAGCCCCAGCGGCTCTCCATGACTGCCCGAGCGGCGACATTTCGGCCATCAGCCGAATTAGGACCAAGAAAAGGAACAGGATGACAGATCCAGTGCCAAAGGATTTCCGAGAATCCGCGCTCAACACCATCCGCATCGAGCGCGACGCCATTACCAGCCTTGAACAGCGCATTGGTGAATCATTCATCTGTGCCTGCAAGGCCATCATGGCTTGCCGCGGCCGCGTTGTGGTGACCGGTATGGGCAAATCGGGTCACATCGGAAACAAAATTGCCGCGACTCTGGCCAGTACCGGCACACCGGCTTTTTTTGTTCATCCCGGTGAGGCCAGCCACGGTGATCTGGGCATGATCACCAGCCAGGACGTGGTGATCGCCATCTCCAACAGCGGCAATACCAACGAAGTCGTCACCCTGCTACCCCTGTTGAAACGCATGGGTACACCGCTGATCAGCATGACCGGTAATCCGCAATCGGTGCTGGCACAGGAGGCACTGGCCAATCTGGACGTTAGCGTACTGAAAGAAGCCTGCCCGTTAGGCCTGGCACCCACATCCAGTACCACCGCCACATTGGTGATGGGCGATGCTTTAGCCGTTGCCTTGTTGGAAGCAAGAGGCTTTAGTGCCGAAGACTTTGCGTTTTCGCACCCGGGAGGGCGCCTGGGCCGCCGTTTGCTATTGCGAGTACTGGACATCATGCACAGTGGCGATAGTGTTCCGGTCGTCACTGAAGGCACGACCCTTAGCGGCGCGCTGCTGGAAATTTCCCGCAAGGGTCTGGGCATGACCACTGTGGTGGACAGTAACGGCGCCCTGATAGGTGTATTCACTGACGGCGACCTGCGCCGCAGCCTGGATAAAAACGTAGACGTACACACCACCGCAATAGAACAACTGATGACCCGTAACGGCAAAACCATCCGCGCCGACCAACTGGCGGCGGAAGCTCTGAATATTATGGAAGAAATGAAAATCAGCGCCCTGCCAGTAGTCAATGAACAGGGTGAGCTGGTGGGAGCCTTGAACATGCACGACCTACTGCGTGCTGGAGTCATTTAATGGACACTTCGATTGTCGGCAACACTCATGGCCGCCCGCAATGGCCGACCAGTGTGCTCGCCAAGGCAGCCAACATTCGCCTGATTGCTCTGGATGTGGATGGCATTATGAGCGATGGCAAGGTTTACTTCAGTGCCAGCGGTGACGAGCTAAAAGCCTTCAACATTCTCGACGGGCTCGGACTCAAACAACTGATGGCCGCAGGCATTACGGTTGCTGTCATTACCGGAAGGCGCTCACCACTGACCGAAAAACGCATGACCGACCTGGGCATTCCTCACCTGTTGCAAGGCCGCGAAGACAAACGCACCGCACTGCTGGAAATTGTCGATCTGCTGGGTATCCCGGCCAGTGATATTGCATATATGGGCGACGATTTGCCTGATTTACCAGCGCTTCGCTACGCCGGCCTGGGCATTACTGTGCCTAACGGTTATTGGTTGCTACAGGAGCACGCCGATTTCTGCACCCGCAGTCGCGGCGGTGAAGGCGCCGTGCGCGAAGCCTGCGACCTGATTCTTGCGGCCCAAGGCAAGCTCGACACGGCCCTCGCGCCCTACCTTGAAACCCGCCTTGAGCCCTCCTGCGACTTGGAAAGCCGGCTATGAGCTTTGGTAAAGGCGGCAGCCTGCTTGTTGCGCTGTTACCGGAACAACGCCCCAGGTGGCGAACGGTTGCCCTTTTGGCCACGGTCATTGCCACCGTTGCCCTGCTGTGGCACAGCGACAACGAACTGCCGATGCCAACGCAAGATAGCGAACTGCGCGGTGATAGCGAGCCCGACAGTTTTGTGGTGGATGCCCTGTACACCTCGTACGACGAACAAGGCACCATCAAGATCCAGTTTGTCAGCCCCCGCATTGAACAATTCGAGACCACCGACTACGCCATTATGGCCGAGCCACAAGCCACGATCCAAGGCCAGCCCGGTTCAGAACCCTGGCAGCTCACCGCCAAACACGGCAAACTGCGCGATGGCAACAGTCTGCTGGAGCTTGAGGGTGATGTGCGCATTGTCCGACAGATTGGCGAGCGCAGCGCCATCTTGACCACCACCACATTAACGCTGGATAACCGCACCAATATGGCGTACACCGATGCTCCCGTCGAAATCGTTGACGCCACCGGAACTACCAACGCCACGGGTATGAAAGCCTGGCTCAATGAACGTATTCTGGAACTAGATTCCCAGGTAAAAGGACGCTATGAAACTGGCAACTGAACGTAACACCCCCTTTTGGCGTCGCGTGCGAGGCCGGGGCATGAGCCTCGGGCTGGCAGGCCTGCTCGTCAGCACGCCGGGCCTGGCGTTTGATCTTGATTCCAACATTCCCATCAACGTGGCCGCCAATTCAGCACGGCTGGATGACGCCAAAGGCGTGGCAACCTACACCGGCGATGTTGAACTGGTGCAAGGGGACACCAGGCTGTTTGCTCAAGAGGTGGTGCTCTACCGCGACATAAACGGGCTTAACCGCATTGAAGCCACCGGTACCCCGGCCCACTACGTTCAGCCCACAGCCAACGGAAAAGGGGAAACCGACGCAAAAGCCCTCTCCATAACCTGGTCTGCTGCCGAGAAGCAGCTGACCTTTGAACGCGACGCAGTGATCAGGCAAACTGGCAATATTTTTCGCGGTGAGCTGATTCTTTACGACACCGTGAACCGCGTCGTCACTGCCCAAGGCAGTACCGAAGCAGGCTCCGGGTCAGGCCGGGTAGAAATGACGATCCAGCCGCGCAGCACACAGGAATCCGATGGCCGTTCTCAGAGCCAGTAATCTGGCAAAAAGCTACAAACAGAAAAAAGTGGTGATTGACGTCTCGCTGGAAATTCGCAGCGGCGAAATCGTAGGACTGCTGGGCCCTAACGGTGCCGGCAAAACCACCTGCTTTTATATGATTGTCGGGCTGGTGCAGGCTGACCGCGGCCGCATTACGATCGATAACCAGGACATCACTCCGCTGCCCATGCACGGCCGGGCACGAAAAGGCATTGGCTACCTGCCCCAGGAAGCCTCGGTGTTCCGCAAGCTCAGCGTGCGCGACAACATCATGGCCATTCTGGAAACCCGAAAAAGTATGAAGCGGGCCGAGCGCGAGGCAAAACTGGAGGAACTGCTAGCTGAGTTTCACATCAATCACATCCGCGACAGTTTGGGAATGGCGCTGTCTGGGGGGGAGCGTCGCCGGGTTGAAATTGCTCGCGCTCTGGCTATGGAGCCCGCGTTTATCCTGCTGGACGAACCCTTCGCCGGGGTAGACCCAATATCGGTGAGCGACATCAAGCAAATCATTCGCCATCTGCGAGACAAAGGCATAGGCGTACTGATCACCGACCACAACGTGCGCGACACCCTGGACATCTGCGAAAACGCTTATATTGTATCCGGCGGCCATATTATTGCCTCCGGCAGCTCCGCCGAAATTTTTGCCAATCAACAGGTAAAAGAAGTCTATCTGGGCAATGAATTCCGGCTGTAATAGATCCTCAAAGTGTGCATACCGTGACATCGTAAAAGGTGAATCGGTTGATTCCCCGGCGAACTCTAGTAGACTCGGCAGAGAACTTGCTTGTGAACGCAAACCCCGGTTAGCCAACTTTTTTTTGCGGCTGCCACGCGCCAACCGATCGAGTAATGGACTTCCAAGAATGGTGATGAAAGCTTCTTTGCAGCTCAAGCTGGGCCAGAGCCTGACCATGACGCCCCAGCTCCAGCAGGCAATTCGCCTGCTACAGCTTTCCACCCTCGACTTGCAGCAGGAAATCCAGCAGGCACTGGAGTCCAATCCCATGCTGGAAGCACCGGAAGACGACGATCACGGCGATGAGGAACCTACGCACGCCGACACTAACAACGATCAAAATTCGGACGCCAGCGCAGCAGAGACCTCTCCAGACACCAGCAAAGACTGGGACGAAAACGAAAACGGTCCCGACTGGGCCAGCGAAAACGAAATCCCCGATACCCTGCCAGACGACCTACCGGTAGATACCGCCTGGGACGACGTATACCAGTCGGCGCCGGCACCGGCCAGCAGCAATGGCGACGATAACGACTACGATTTTGAAACCCGCAACTCGCCTACTGAAACCCTGCGCGATCACCTGGAGTGGCAGCTCAACCTGACCACCATGACCGACCGCGACCGCGCCGTTGCTCATACCCTGATGGACGCCGTTGACGAGCGTGGCTACCTGACCAGCTCGCTGGCCGAGATTTATACCGGCCTGCAGGACGAGCACGACGACGACCCGCTGGAACTGGATGAACTGAAAGCGGTACTCAGGCGCCTGCAGTTTTTTGACCCCCCCGGTGTGTTTGGTCGTGACCTGCAGGAATGCCTGCTGATCCAGCTGAACCAGATGCCGCCAGACACCCCTTGGGTTGCTCAGGCGCGCATGGTGATCACCCACTACATCAGCCTGCTGGGTAACCGTGACTACGCCCAACTGCTGCGCCGTAGCCGCCTGAAAGAAGACCAGCTAAAACACGTACTGGCGCTGATTACCAGCTTGAACCCGCGCCCCGGTGATGTGATTGACCGGACCGAACCGGACTACGTCATTCCAGACGTCATTGTGTACAAGCGCAACGATCGCTGGCGGGTAGAGCTGAATCCAGAAATTGCACCGCGCATTCGCGTCAATGCCAGCTATGCTTCATTGATAAAGCGCGCCGATAGCAGCGCTGACAACACCTACATGCGCGATCAGTTACAAGAGGCTAAATGGTTCATCAAAAGCTTGCAGAGCCGCAACGAAACGCTGCTGAAAGTGGCTACCCGTATTGTGGAATATCAACAGGGATTTCTGGACCAGGGTGAAGAAGCCATGAAACCGTTGATCCTCTCGGAAATCGCCCAAGCCGTAGAAATGCATGAATCTACCATCTCCCGGGTGACCACCCAGAAGTTCATGCACACACCTCGCGGCATTTTTGAGCTCAAATATTTTTTCTCCAGCCATGTCAGCACCGACGCTGGCGGAGAATGTTCCTCAACCGCTATCCGCGCCATGATAAAAAAACTGATAGCAGTCGAAACCTCCAAAAAACCGTTGAGCGACAGCAAGATTGCGGCCATGCTTGGGGAACAGGGAATCCAAGTGGCACGGCGTACCGTGGCCAAATACCGGGAGGCACTGCAAATACCTCCCTCTAATGAAAGAAAGCGACTGGTGTAGCAGCGCCAATGTAACAACACCGATGCAATAGCAGGAGAAGCCTATGCAACTCAACATTTCAGGCCATCATGTAGAACTGACCGAAGCACTCAAAGATTACGTGAACGAAAAGTTCCAGCGCCTGGAGCGCCACTTCGACCAGATTAGCAACACCAATGTGATTCTGCAGGTGGAAAAATTGCGCCAGATAGCCGAAGCTACCGTAAATATCAGCGGTGGCGAATTGCACGCCAAGGCCGAAACCGAAGATATGTACGCAGCGATTGACGCTCTGGTGGACAAACTGGACCGCCAGATCCTCAAGCACAAAGAAAAGCAAGTGTCCCGGATGCATGGTAACTAACACCGGACACAACGCGTAAACGCTTCACGCGCTGCGGCATGACACCATGCTGCAGCCTTTTTTTAATGGAAGTGCCGTCGACCCATGAGCGAGACATCCCTGACCATAGAAACCATCCTTGCCCCGGAACTGACACTTTGCAACGTACCAGCGTCCAGCAAGAAAAGGGTTCTTGAGTTTATTGCAGAGCAGATTCACCTGCATAACGCCACCTTGGGCGACACTCAGATATTCAGCAATCTGATTGCCCGCGAGCGCCTGGGTTCCACCGGAATCGGCCAGGGCATCGCCATCCCCCACTGCCGCCTGGAAGGCCTGGAGCACGTTATTGGCCTGCTGATCACTCTCAGCGAAAGCGTGGATTTCGATGCCATTGACAACCAGCCGGTAGATTTGGTTTTTGCCCTGGTTGTGCCAAAAGAAGCCACCAGCGAGCACCTTGAGCTGCTTAGCCAGCTTGCAGAAAAGTTCAACGATCGGGCTTTTTGCGACCGCCTGCGCCAATCGGAAGATGCCATTACCCTATTTCAGCGCATGACCTCCGGACGCTGATCTGTCCTACTCCGACCGTTCGCACCTAAAGAGTTATTAACGATGAAACTGATTATTGTCAGCGGCCGTTCCGGATCGGGTAAAAGTACGGCGTTGCACGTACTTGAAGACCTAGGTTTTTACTGCATCGACAATTTACCCATTGGCTTGCTGTTCCCGCTGACCAAAGAAACGGCCGCACAAGAGCCGGCCGGCCGCTTGCAAAAAATGGCAGTAAGTATAGACGCGCGCAACCTGTCCGGTGAGCTTGCCAATTTCGAAGATATTCACGGACGCCTGAAGGACACCGGCGTCAGCGCTGAAATCATATTTCTGGACGCCGACGAGCAATCTTTGCTGCAACGCTTTCATGCTACCCGACGAAAGCATCCTCTGAGCGACGATCAGACGTCACTGCGCGAAGCCATCAGCTCGGAAAAAAAACTGCTGGAACCCTTGTCGAACCTGGCTGACCTGTACATCAACACCACTGGCATGGGCATGTACGAGTTGCGGGACATGGTCAAACAGCGGGTGGTCGGCCGCAAAGATCAGGAACTGGCGCTGCTGTTCCAGTCGTTTGGCTTCAAGCACGGCGTACCGGTTGATTCAGACTACGTATTTGACGTGCGTTGCCTGCCTAACCCCCACTGGGACACCTCTCTGCGCAAGTTCACCGGCATGGACCAGCCGGTGATCGAGTTTTTGGAAAACGAACCCATGAGCGCAAAAATGGTTCAGGAAATCATCGCTTTTCTGACCTCGTGGCTACCGGCATTTGCCGACAGCAACCGCAGCTATATGACCATATCCATTGGCTGTACTGGCGGCCAGCACCGCTCGGTTTACGTCTGCGAGCAGATAGGTGCCCACTTCCGCCAGCACAGCAACAACGTGCAAGTGCGTCACTCCGAACTGTTACACCTGAAAACCGTACAGGACGCCTGATTCAACCATGATCCGACGCCATCTGTTTATCATCAACAAACTGGGCCTGCACGCCCGCGCAACGGCCAAACTGGTGGCCACAGCGTCTGCTCACCAAAGCAAAGTCAGAATCGCCGGTAAAGGCCGTGAAGTAGACGCCAAAAACATCATGCAGGTGATGATGCTCGCCGCCAGCCAGGGCACCGAAGTAGAACTGATTGCCGACGGTGAAGACGAGCAACAGGCCATCATTGCGTTGACAGAACTGATCAACGATTACTTTGGCGAGGGCGAATAGTCGCTCACGCAGCGCCTGCAAGTCCGCTATAATACAGCCGTTTTCTGACCGCGGATGAGCCATGACCGATATTCTGGAAAAAAGCCAGGCACGCCAACGCCTTCGCTCATTAGGCGAGGCGCTGGACAGTGGCGCCCTGAAACAGGTCGCACGCATCCTCAATGGCGGCCTCAGCCCCAGTGATATCGCTCACCTGCTGGAATCATCGCCTCCGCGGCAACGGACGCTGCTGTGGAATCTGGTCGACAAACAGCTTGAAGGCGAAGTTCTTCAGTATCTGAACGAAGACATTCGGGGCGATTTCCTAAGCAAATTCAACGCTCAGGAGCTGGCCGATCTGATTGAAGACTTTGAGTCGGACGATCTGGCCGACTTACTTCAGCAGCTCCCCGACACGGTGATTCAGGAAGTTCTGAACACCATGGACGAACAAGACCGCCAGCGGGTGGAAGAGGTACTGTCGTACCCCGAAGACACCGCCGGCGGCTTGATGAACACCGACACCATTACGGTGCGCCCGGACATCAGCATTGACGTGGTGCTGCGCTATCTTCGCCGCCACCGCACCCTGCCCTCCATGACTGACAGCCTGATTGTGGTCAGCCGCCGCGATGAATTTATCGGCATGCTGCCGGTTACTTCCTTGCTGGTATCGAATCCTGCCGCCACCGTGCGTGAAGTGATGGACACCGATATTGAGCCCATCCCGGTCAGTCTGTCAGACACCAAGGTTGCCATCCTGTTTGAGCGTTATGACCTGATCTCGGCGCCGGTGGTGGCGGAAAATGGCAAACTGCTGGGCCGCATCACCATTGATGACGTGGTCGATGTTATCCGCGAGGATGCCGATCACTCGCTGATGCGGATGGCGGGTTTGGACGACGACGAAGATACCTTTGCGCCGGTGTGGAAAACCTCGCGCAGGCGCGCGGTTTGGCTGGGCATTAATCTAATGACCGCGTTTATCGCCTCTGGAGTGATCGGTCTGTTTGAAGAGACCATCACCAAGGTGGTGGCACTGGCGGTGCTGATGCCCATTGTGGCCAGTATGGGCGGCATTGCCGGCAGCCAGACCCTAACACTGGTCATCCGCGGTATGGCCGTTGGTCAGATCAGCAGCGCCAATGTAGGCTGGTTGTTAAACCGCGAGTTTCTGGTGAGTGCAATGAATGGCGTGTTGTGGGCTTTGGTAGTGGCCGGCGCGGCTACCCTGTGGTTCAAGGATATTATGCTGGGCGCTATTATT
This window encodes:
- a CDS encoding KdsC family phosphatase; this translates as MDTSIVGNTHGRPQWPTSVLAKAANIRLIALDVDGIMSDGKVYFSASGDELKAFNILDGLGLKQLMAAGITVAVITGRRSPLTEKRMTDLGIPHLLQGREDKRTALLEIVDLLGIPASDIAYMGDDLPDLPALRYAGLGITVPNGYWLLQEHADFCTRSRGGEGAVREACDLILAAQGKLDTALAPYLETRLEPSCDLESRL
- the mlaE gene encoding lipid asymmetry maintenance ABC transporter permease subunit MlaE, with translation MMDAIARLGKNTLDFLASFGRASQFLFGVLVGVPKPSVGLPLLLKQIYSVGVLSLVIVVVSGLFIGMVLGLQGYTILSDFGSESAIGQMIALTLVRELGPVVTALLFAGRAGSALTAEIGLMKATEQLSSMEMMGVDPLRRVIAPRLWAGFLSMPILALVFSMVGILGGMLVGVEWLGVFEGSFWGNMQASVDFRDDVLNGVIKSVVFGFVCAWIAVYQGYDCVPTSAGISSATTKTVVYSSLAVLGLDFILTAVMFGNF
- the hpf gene encoding ribosome hibernation promoting factor, producing the protein MQLNISGHHVELTEALKDYVNEKFQRLERHFDQISNTNVILQVEKLRQIAEATVNISGGELHAKAETEDMYAAIDALVDKLDRQILKHKEKQVSRMHGN
- the ptsN gene encoding PTS IIA-like nitrogen regulatory protein PtsN gives rise to the protein MSETSLTIETILAPELTLCNVPASSKKRVLEFIAEQIHLHNATLGDTQIFSNLIARERLGSTGIGQGIAIPHCRLEGLEHVIGLLITLSESVDFDAIDNQPVDLVFALVVPKEATSEHLELLSQLAEKFNDRAFCDRLRQSEDAITLFQRMTSGR
- the lptB gene encoding LPS export ABC transporter ATP-binding protein encodes the protein MAVLRASNLAKSYKQKKVVIDVSLEIRSGEIVGLLGPNGAGKTTCFYMIVGLVQADRGRITIDNQDITPLPMHGRARKGIGYLPQEASVFRKLSVRDNIMAILETRKSMKRAEREAKLEELLAEFHINHIRDSLGMALSGGERRRVEIARALAMEPAFILLDEPFAGVDPISVSDIKQIIRHLRDKGIGVLITDHNVRDTLDICENAYIVSGGHIIASGSSAEIFANQQVKEVYLGNEFRL
- a CDS encoding MlaC/ttg2D family ABC transporter substrate-binding protein, with product MVVAHYRSIFLFVLLSLLAVAAQANTEEQLQAYVNDNTQRMVEQLNRERGLYQDDSEAFYSSMNQTMEGFVDFRRIAARVMGRYARQASPEQRDQFVEKFKRSLFESYAQALVESRNFRIEVLGATFNPRDDNRASVDMQVITETGNRYPVTYSMYRAKNDQWMMENVIVEGVNIGLAFRDRFSQEMEANRDQVQVVIDGWNDAANSLDLEQAIDEKAEQ
- a CDS encoding KpsF/GutQ family sugar-phosphate isomerase, whose amino-acid sequence is MTDPVPKDFRESALNTIRIERDAITSLEQRIGESFICACKAIMACRGRVVVTGMGKSGHIGNKIAATLASTGTPAFFVHPGEASHGDLGMITSQDVVIAISNSGNTNEVVTLLPLLKRMGTPLISMTGNPQSVLAQEALANLDVSVLKEACPLGLAPTSSTTATLVMGDALAVALLEARGFSAEDFAFSHPGGRLGRRLLLRVLDIMHSGDSVPVVTEGTTLSGALLEISRKGLGMTTVVDSNGALIGVFTDGDLRRSLDKNVDVHTTAIEQLMTRNGKTIRADQLAAEALNIMEEMKISALPVVNEQGELVGALNMHDLLRAGVI
- a CDS encoding HPr family phosphocarrier protein, encoding MIRRHLFIINKLGLHARATAKLVATASAHQSKVRIAGKGREVDAKNIMQVMMLAASQGTEVELIADGEDEQQAIIALTELINDYFGEGE
- a CDS encoding ABC transporter ATP-binding protein, which encodes MAEAAYISLENVVFSRSGRRIFDGLSLQIPRGKITAIMGPSGTGKTTLLRLIGGQLKPESGSVLVDGHDIPKLRRGALYQLRKKMGMLFQSGALFTDVSVYENVAFPLRVHTKLPEDMIRDIVLMKLEAVGLRGARDLMPAELSGGMTRRVALARSIVLDPELIMYDEPFAGQDPIAMGVVVKLIRQLNSAMGLTSVLVSHDVPESLSICHYACILSDGKVIGAGTPEQLREHSSDKVQQFLQGKPDGPVPFHYPAPERAVDFGLGAKQ
- a CDS encoding RNA polymerase factor sigma-54, with the protein product MVMKASLQLKLGQSLTMTPQLQQAIRLLQLSTLDLQQEIQQALESNPMLEAPEDDDHGDEEPTHADTNNDQNSDASAAETSPDTSKDWDENENGPDWASENEIPDTLPDDLPVDTAWDDVYQSAPAPASSNGDDNDYDFETRNSPTETLRDHLEWQLNLTTMTDRDRAVAHTLMDAVDERGYLTSSLAEIYTGLQDEHDDDPLELDELKAVLRRLQFFDPPGVFGRDLQECLLIQLNQMPPDTPWVAQARMVITHYISLLGNRDYAQLLRRSRLKEDQLKHVLALITSLNPRPGDVIDRTEPDYVIPDVIVYKRNDRWRVELNPEIAPRIRVNASYASLIKRADSSADNTYMRDQLQEAKWFIKSLQSRNETLLKVATRIVEYQQGFLDQGEEAMKPLILSEIAQAVEMHESTISRVTTQKFMHTPRGIFELKYFFSSHVSTDAGGECSSTAIRAMIKKLIAVETSKKPLSDSKIAAMLGEQGIQVARRTVAKYREALQIPPSNERKRLV
- the rapZ gene encoding RNase adapter RapZ, with translation MKLIIVSGRSGSGKSTALHVLEDLGFYCIDNLPIGLLFPLTKETAAQEPAGRLQKMAVSIDARNLSGELANFEDIHGRLKDTGVSAEIIFLDADEQSLLQRFHATRRKHPLSDDQTSLREAISSEKKLLEPLSNLADLYINTTGMGMYELRDMVKQRVVGRKDQELALLFQSFGFKHGVPVDSDYVFDVRCLPNPHWDTSLRKFTGMDQPVIEFLENEPMSAKMVQEIIAFLTSWLPAFADSNRSYMTISIGCTGGQHRSVYVCEQIGAHFRQHSNNVQVRHSELLHLKTVQDA
- the mlaD gene encoding outer membrane lipid asymmetry maintenance protein MlaD, which codes for MAQRTTEIIVGLFVLAGMGAMMFLALQVSGLSLAAAGSTYTVYADFTDTGGLGPRGRVSMAGVQVGSIEAIELDRDTFKARVTLSINSDVNNIPADSAAMIRTSGLLGEQYIDISIGGDLESLQPGDNFYTTQSAMNIERLISNFASGR
- the lptC gene encoding LPS export ABC transporter periplasmic protein LptC; this translates as MSFGKGGSLLVALLPEQRPRWRTVALLATVIATVALLWHSDNELPMPTQDSELRGDSEPDSFVVDALYTSYDEQGTIKIQFVSPRIEQFETTDYAIMAEPQATIQGQPGSEPWQLTAKHGKLRDGNSLLELEGDVRIVRQIGERSAILTTTTLTLDNRTNMAYTDAPVEIVDATGTTNATGMKAWLNERILELDSQVKGRYETGN
- the lptA gene encoding lipopolysaccharide transport periplasmic protein LptA, whose protein sequence is MKLATERNTPFWRRVRGRGMSLGLAGLLVSTPGLAFDLDSNIPINVAANSARLDDAKGVATYTGDVELVQGDTRLFAQEVVLYRDINGLNRIEATGTPAHYVQPTANGKGETDAKALSITWSAAEKQLTFERDAVIRQTGNIFRGELILYDTVNRVVTAQGSTEAGSGSGRVEMTIQPRSTQESDGRSQSQ